One [Clostridium] saccharolyticum WM1 DNA segment encodes these proteins:
- a CDS encoding sensor histidine kinase: MKHSIKARFAVIFVCLMAFVLVSTWCVNNWFLESFYTSDKVHTLEKAYMQIDRVVEQANESGKGIIEYYKDTYDPDFKNEGPAQKMFRTMGEKYNLMMVLIDSTTDEVLMLTNGDQQFLKNRVEAYIFGKNVPEASILKKHDNYIVQKTYDRRSDSYYLESWGYFSDNKTIFLISVPLASIRESVDLANRFLAYVGVAALFVGSMFIYLATKRIVSPILQLANLSEKMSALDFEAKYTGKEEDEVGVLGNSMNQLSDTLKDTIGQLRAANEKLQKDIDEKIKIDEMRKDFIANVSHELKTPIALIQGYAEGLTEGMAEDPDSRDYYCGVIMDEAGKMNTMVRQLLNLTALEFGNDSIQPERFDLTELIRGVIGSAGILIQQKAAEVKLEEGGPIYVFADEFKIEEVITNYLNNALNHLEGERKIVITAEENGEEALVTVFNTGQNIPEEDLPNLWTKFFKVDKAHTREYGGSGIGLSIVKAIMDSHGKSCGVRNVKGGVEFWFTLDCEKENL, encoded by the coding sequence ATGAAGCATTCCATCAAGGCGCGTTTTGCCGTAATATTTGTATGTCTGATGGCCTTTGTCCTTGTTTCCACATGGTGTGTAAACAACTGGTTTCTGGAGAGCTTTTACACTAGTGATAAGGTGCATACTCTGGAAAAAGCCTATATGCAGATCGACAGGGTAGTAGAACAGGCCAATGAGAGCGGGAAAGGAATCATCGAATATTACAAGGATACCTATGACCCGGACTTTAAAAATGAAGGCCCGGCCCAGAAGATGTTCCGGACCATGGGGGAAAAATACAATCTGATGATGGTTCTCATTGACAGCACTACAGACGAGGTCCTTATGTTAACAAACGGAGACCAGCAGTTTTTAAAAAACAGGGTGGAGGCCTATATATTCGGGAAAAACGTGCCTGAAGCCAGCATTTTAAAAAAGCATGACAATTATATTGTTCAGAAAACCTATGACAGGCGTTCTGATTCATATTATCTGGAAAGCTGGGGGTATTTTTCCGATAATAAAACCATTTTTCTCATTTCTGTTCCTCTGGCCAGCATCAGGGAAAGTGTGGATCTTGCCAACCGGTTTCTGGCCTATGTGGGCGTTGCCGCTCTGTTTGTAGGCAGTATGTTTATATATCTTGCGACAAAAAGAATAGTATCTCCTATTCTTCAGCTTGCCAATTTGTCAGAAAAAATGTCGGCCCTTGACTTTGAAGCCAAATATACCGGCAAAGAGGAAGATGAGGTGGGAGTGCTGGGCAACAGCATGAACCAGTTATCCGATACCTTAAAAGATACCATCGGACAGCTGCGGGCTGCGAATGAAAAATTGCAGAAGGATATTGACGAAAAGATAAAAATAGATGAGATGCGGAAGGATTTTATTGCCAATGTTTCCCACGAATTAAAGACTCCTATTGCATTGATCCAGGGGTATGCTGAGGGCTTGACGGAGGGGATGGCAGAGGATCCGGACAGCAGGGATTATTACTGCGGGGTCATCATGGATGAAGCGGGTAAAATGAATACCATGGTTCGCCAGCTTCTCAATCTTACTGCCCTTGAATTCGGCAATGACAGCATTCAGCCGGAACGCTTCGATTTGACGGAACTGATCCGTGGCGTCATTGGTTCTGCCGGTATCTTAATCCAGCAAAAGGCTGCAGAGGTAAAGCTGGAAGAGGGCGGTCCAATCTATGTATTCGCCGATGAATTTAAAATAGAAGAGGTCATTACAAACTATTTAAACAATGCACTCAACCATTTAGAGGGAGAACGAAAGATCGTGATTACCGCAGAAGAAAACGGAGAGGAAGCCTTAGTCACCGTATTCAACACCGGACAGAATATTCCGGAAGAGGATTTGCCAAATCTCTGGACCAAGTTTTTTAAGGTAGATAAGGCACATACCAGGGAGTATGGAGGAAGTGGTATCGGACTCTCTATAGTTAAGGCGATTATGGATTCCCATGGGAAGTCCTGCGGTGTCCGGAATGTAAAAGGCGGCGTGGAATTTTGGTTTACCCTGGACTGCGAGAAAGAAAATCTTTGA
- a CDS encoding response regulator transcription factor, whose translation MEPLKILVVDDEARMRKLVKDFLSVKGFSVVEASNGEEAVDLFFEQKDIVLIILDVMMPKMDGWETCKTIRKYSQVPIIMLTARSEERDELQGFDLGVDEYISKPFSPKILVARVEAILRRSNAVTADAVEIGGICIDKAAHQVTIDGKDIDLSYKEFELLAYFLENQGIALSREKILNNVWNYDYFGDARTIDTHVKKLRNKMGEKGDYIKTIWGMGYKFEV comes from the coding sequence ATGGAACCGTTAAAGATATTGGTAGTGGACGATGAGGCCAGAATGAGAAAGCTAGTAAAGGACTTTTTAAGCGTAAAGGGTTTTTCTGTAGTGGAGGCTTCCAATGGAGAAGAAGCTGTGGATCTCTTTTTTGAACAAAAGGACATTGTACTGATTATTCTGGATGTGATGATGCCCAAAATGGATGGCTGGGAGACCTGCAAAACCATCCGCAAATATTCCCAGGTGCCCATCATCATGCTGACTGCAAGAAGCGAAGAGCGTGACGAACTTCAGGGCTTTGACTTAGGAGTGGATGAGTACATTTCAAAACCCTTCAGCCCCAAGATTTTAGTTGCCCGGGTGGAAGCCATATTAAGGCGCAGCAATGCCGTAACTGCAGACGCTGTGGAAATAGGGGGGATCTGCATTGACAAGGCAGCCCATCAGGTCACCATTGACGGAAAAGACATAGATTTAAGCTACAAAGAGTTTGAGCTTTTGGCTTATTTCCTGGAAAACCAGGGGATCGCCCTGTCCAGAGAGAAGATACTGAATAATGTATGGAATTACGATTACTTTGGGGATGCACGCACCATAGATACTCATGTGAAAAAACTTAGGAATAAGATGGGGGAAAAGGGCGATTATATAAAAACCATTTGGGGAATGGGATACAAATTTGAAGTATAG
- a CDS encoding AAA family ATPase, whose amino-acid sequence MKLAKLKLYNYRSFGESEQIINFDELTALIGNNSSGKTAALNALNTIFSENSSDRILERGDFFLPKDKAPEDLEEQSLYVEAVFHFNELQKEKESTTYAIPTFFDSFVVESPGSVPYLRIRLEATWEKSSNIEGSIESKVYYITCPESEEIGEENKRIASRHDINRIRMIYVPAVRDPSKQLKNASGSMMYQIMNSINWKDSTKESVKGLIQDLNDEFLKESGVSILKNAVHDEWEEYHSDSRYSNAQLRFNSTNIESAIKKAEVLFSPTVTEREFSIDEMGDGLRSLFYISMVDSMLDVENKIREEIEKGKELSFSRTPPILTIVAVEEPENHIAPHLLGKLIGKLRDISKKCNAQTLLTSHSPAIVKRISPEELRYFRLIPDMLSTEIRHITLPDKEKLSDQYKYVKEAVKAYPELYFAKLVILGEGDSEEILLPKFLETNGDGVDSSGISIIPLGGRHVNHFWRLLNDLKIPHITLLDLDRERDGGGWGRIKYVLKQLIENGYNKKEILKVEGGVLTNKELDKMNDWDVNLIEDMNSWIEFLESYNIFFSSPLDIDFLMLENFEEEYKAILSKKEGPRISKKDEEDENTTIRIQDIENELSISPEYQERITCDVQNTLKECGGKGITYSDKQKRLMVWYNYFFLNRGKPSTHISALSQLDDSDLAWNIPSVISRLIDTAKKLLI is encoded by the coding sequence ATGAAGCTGGCTAAACTTAAATTATACAATTATCGTTCATTTGGAGAATCTGAGCAGATTATTAACTTTGATGAATTAACTGCATTGATAGGGAATAATAGTTCAGGAAAAACTGCTGCACTTAATGCATTAAATACCATTTTTTCAGAAAATTCTAGTGATCGTATTTTGGAGCGAGGTGATTTTTTCCTTCCCAAAGATAAGGCACCCGAAGATCTTGAAGAACAAAGTTTATATGTGGAAGCAGTCTTTCATTTTAACGAGCTCCAAAAAGAAAAAGAATCTACTACATATGCAATACCAACTTTTTTTGATAGTTTTGTTGTAGAATCCCCAGGAAGTGTACCCTATTTACGTATTCGCTTGGAGGCAACTTGGGAAAAAAGTAGTAATATTGAAGGATCTATTGAGAGTAAGGTTTATTATATTACTTGTCCTGAATCAGAAGAAATAGGAGAGGAAAATAAAAGGATTGCAAGTAGACATGATATAAATAGAATTCGTATGATTTATGTACCAGCAGTTCGTGACCCTTCTAAGCAGTTGAAAAATGCATCAGGAAGTATGATGTATCAAATAATGAATAGCATTAATTGGAAAGACTCTACCAAAGAAAGTGTTAAAGGATTAATTCAAGATTTAAATGATGAATTTTTAAAAGAAAGTGGAGTCTCTATACTTAAAAATGCTGTTCACGACGAATGGGAAGAATACCATTCGGACAGTAGATATTCAAATGCGCAACTTAGATTTAATTCTACCAATATAGAATCTGCAATTAAAAAGGCAGAAGTTCTTTTTTCTCCAACTGTTACAGAACGAGAATTTTCTATTGATGAAATGGGTGATGGATTGAGGTCGTTATTTTATATTTCCATGGTTGATAGTATGTTAGATGTTGAAAATAAAATAAGAGAAGAAATAGAAAAGGGTAAAGAGCTATCTTTTAGTAGAACACCACCAATATTAACTATTGTTGCGGTTGAAGAACCGGAAAATCATATTGCGCCACATCTTTTAGGAAAACTTATTGGAAAGTTGAGAGATATTTCTAAAAAATGTAATGCTCAAACACTTCTAACATCTCATTCTCCTGCAATTGTTAAAAGAATTTCACCTGAAGAATTACGATATTTTAGATTGATACCAGACATGTTGTCAACAGAAATACGCCATATAACCTTACCTGACAAAGAAAAGCTTTCAGATCAATATAAATATGTAAAGGAAGCAGTAAAGGCATACCCTGAACTTTACTTTGCAAAATTAGTTATACTTGGAGAGGGTGATAGTGAAGAAATTCTGCTTCCAAAGTTTTTAGAAACAAATGGAGATGGTGTTGATAGTTCCGGTATTTCTATTATTCCCTTAGGTGGAAGACATGTAAATCATTTTTGGCGTCTGCTTAATGACTTGAAGATACCACATATAACATTACTCGATTTGGATAGAGAACGAGATGGAGGTGGATGGGGACGTATAAAATATGTATTAAAGCAATTGATTGAAAATGGATATAACAAGAAAGAAATTTTAAAAGTAGAAGGTGGAGTTTTAACAAATAAAGAATTAGATAAAATGAATGATTGGGATGTTAACCTCATTGAAGATATGAATTCATGGATTGAATTTTTAGAAAGTTACAATATTTTCTTTTCATCTCCTCTTGATATTGATTTTCTCATGCTTGAAAATTTTGAGGAAGAATACAAAGCTATTCTTTCGAAAAAAGAAGGTCCTCGTATTAGCAAGAAAGATGAAGAGGACGAAAATACAACTATAAGAATTCAAGATATAGAAAACGAACTATCAATCTCTCCTGAATATCAAGAAAGAATAACATGCGATGTTCAAAATACGCTTAAAGAATGTGGTGGTAAGGGAATAACGTATTCAGATAAACAAAAAAGATTAATGGTTTGGTACAATTATTTCTTTTTAAATCGCGGTAAACCTAGTACACATATTTCTGCACTTTCACAACTTGATGATTCCGATTTAGCTTGGAATATTCCAAGTGTAATTAGTAGGTTGATAGATACAGCAAAGAAGCTCTTAATTTAA
- a CDS encoding methyl-accepting chemotaxis protein — protein MEKQKRYRLQVRGKLILFVSVLVFSTIFLLTAIFYVSLNRVYQNWIDSSYQSFDANIKTAVESIVSVLDANYKRYENGEITEQEARKNAEAIVRDTRYGDGKGYFWADTSTGLCAVHRNPDYEGKERYDEQDLAGNYYIRKLLENGSNQGGGYTNFYFTKPGQDGVFAKRAYTLKFEPYDWYISTGNYIDDIDGAVANYQKQKIFEILLLLGVSLSICIIGLFVLAVLLNRITAPLGPIAGRLKLLSAGDVHTPPVPVSQTKDEMEVLSYATDELITQMRDVVDDITIHLQHMAQGDMTLPVEKEFTGDFEPIHDSLLLIYRQLNQTLQAIHQSADQVSAGSSQVADAAQALASGAAEQAGTIERLSLSITEVSTKVEQSSANIEKATGYVEQTVGRVEESNAKMKQMLNAMDEIKTTSDEIGKVTQDIDGIASQTNLLALNAAVEAARAGEAGKGFAIVADEVRSLAAKAAQAARQTAVLVDNASKAVKDGMDTARDNADLLMDVINQARHMRELMETVERASREQTIAMNEVTCGISQISAVVQSNAATAEQSSASSEELSAQADLLREEVSKFKIVSQEVLGHSSGIK, from the coding sequence ATGGAAAAACAGAAAAGATACAGATTGCAGGTAAGAGGCAAACTTATTTTATTTGTAAGTGTTTTGGTTTTCAGTACGATTTTCCTATTAACAGCAATCTTTTACGTCAGCCTAAACCGGGTGTATCAGAATTGGATTGACTCAAGCTATCAAAGCTTCGATGCAAATATTAAAACAGCGGTTGAAAGTATTGTAAGCGTGTTGGATGCCAATTATAAACGTTATGAAAACGGCGAAATCACAGAGCAGGAAGCCCGTAAAAATGCAGAAGCTATTGTTCGTGATACCCGCTACGGGGATGGAAAAGGTTATTTCTGGGCAGATACATCTACAGGATTATGTGCCGTACATAGGAACCCCGATTACGAGGGGAAGGAACGGTATGATGAACAGGATCTGGCCGGTAATTATTATATCCGCAAGCTGCTCGAAAACGGTTCCAATCAGGGAGGCGGGTATACGAATTTTTATTTTACCAAACCCGGACAGGATGGCGTATTTGCAAAGAGAGCCTATACCTTAAAGTTTGAACCCTATGACTGGTATATCAGTACAGGGAATTATATTGACGATATAGACGGCGCTGTTGCTAATTACCAAAAGCAAAAGATTTTTGAAATTTTGCTGCTGCTTGGAGTCTCCTTAAGTATCTGTATAATCGGTCTTTTCGTGCTTGCCGTCCTGCTGAACCGGATTACAGCACCTCTTGGTCCCATTGCAGGCCGTCTGAAGCTTTTGTCAGCAGGAGATGTACATACACCACCCGTGCCAGTCAGCCAGACAAAGGACGAGATGGAGGTACTTTCCTATGCGACCGATGAGCTGATCACTCAGATGCGCGATGTAGTAGATGATATTACCATACATTTGCAGCATATGGCACAGGGAGATATGACTCTTCCGGTGGAAAAAGAATTTACCGGTGATTTTGAACCCATTCACGATTCCCTTCTGCTGATTTACCGGCAGCTTAACCAGACACTGCAGGCGATCCACCAGTCAGCGGATCAGGTGAGTGCAGGTTCTTCCCAGGTGGCAGACGCCGCCCAGGCCCTTGCATCAGGAGCGGCTGAACAGGCCGGAACCATTGAGCGGCTTTCGTTATCTATCACTGAAGTCTCCACAAAGGTAGAGCAAAGCTCTGCCAATATTGAAAAAGCAACCGGATATGTGGAGCAGACCGTAGGACGGGTAGAAGAAAGCAACGCAAAAATGAAGCAGATGCTGAATGCGATGGACGAGATAAAAACTACATCAGATGAAATTGGAAAGGTTACCCAGGATATCGATGGAATTGCTTCTCAGACAAACCTTCTGGCCCTGAATGCGGCTGTGGAGGCTGCCCGGGCAGGAGAAGCGGGTAAGGGATTTGCTATTGTAGCGGATGAAGTCCGCAGCCTTGCAGCCAAAGCAGCCCAGGCTGCAAGACAGACGGCTGTGCTGGTTGATAATGCTTCCAAGGCTGTAAAGGATGGAATGGATACCGCACGGGACAATGCGGACCTTCTCATGGATGTTATCAATCAGGCAAGGCATATGCGTGAACTGATGGAAACGGTGGAAAGGGCATCCCGGGAACAGACGATTGCCATGAATGAAGTGACCTGCGGTATTTCCCAGATATCTGCAGTGGTACAGAGCAATGCGGCAACAGCCGAACAAAGTTCTGCCTCCAGTGAAGAACTGTCTGCGCAGGCAGATTTGCTGCGGGAAGAAGTGAGCAAATTTAAAATTGTATCACAGGAAGTGCTGGGGCATTCATCTGGTATTAAATGA
- the kduI gene encoding 5-dehydro-4-deoxy-D-glucuronate isomerase: protein MDIRYSANQKDFKRYTTEETRNEFLIENLYIANEVVAVYSHVDRMVTLGCMPTTETVSIDKGIDIWKNFGTSYFLERREIGIFNIGGAGKIVADGEEFKMGYKDCLYITKGTKEVTFTSEDSSNPAKFYMVSAPAHKSCKTTFIPIEKAAKKPLGAMETSNKRVINQFIHPDVLETCQLSMGMTVLDPGSVWNTMPSHTHERRMEVYMYFEIPENNVVFHMMGEGNETRHIVMQNEQAVISPSWSIHSGAGTSNYTFIWAMGGENQAFDDMDTIPTTELR from the coding sequence ATGGATATCCGCTATTCAGCAAATCAGAAAGATTTTAAACGTTATACCACGGAAGAAACAAGAAATGAATTTTTAATTGAAAACTTATACATTGCCAATGAGGTAGTTGCCGTATATTCTCACGTTGACCGCATGGTAACCTTAGGCTGTATGCCTACAACGGAGACTGTTTCTATTGACAAAGGGATTGATATCTGGAAAAATTTTGGGACAAGTTATTTCCTTGAGAGACGTGAAATCGGTATCTTTAACATTGGAGGTGCCGGAAAGATCGTAGCTGATGGGGAAGAGTTCAAAATGGGATATAAGGATTGCTTATATATTACCAAGGGAACAAAAGAGGTGACCTTTACAAGCGAGGATAGTTCAAACCCGGCAAAATTCTATATGGTAAGTGCGCCGGCTCATAAGTCCTGCAAAACCACCTTCATTCCGATTGAAAAAGCGGCAAAGAAGCCGCTTGGAGCGATGGAGACATCCAATAAGCGTGTAATCAACCAGTTCATTCATCCGGATGTGCTGGAGACCTGCCAGCTTTCCATGGGTATGACCGTTCTGGATCCCGGCAGTGTATGGAATACCATGCCATCCCATACCCATGAAAGACGTATGGAGGTCTACATGTATTTCGAAATTCCGGAGAACAACGTAGTATTCCATATGATGGGCGAAGGCAATGAGACAAGACACATTGTTATGCAGAATGAGCAGGCAGTGATCAGTCCATCCTGGAGCATCCATTCCGGTGCAGGTACAAGCAATTATACTTTCATTTGGGCAATGGGCGGAGAGAACCAGGCATTTGACGATATGGACACCATTCCTACAACTGAATTAAGATAG
- a CDS encoding YjfB family protein — MDIAAMSMDMSLARVQQSAGISVAKKAMDAQEAVADGLLKMAETAVPRQMPANGTGQIVDTTA, encoded by the coding sequence ATGGATATTGCTGCTATGAGCATGGATATGAGTCTTGCAAGAGTACAGCAGAGTGCAGGAATCAGTGTTGCAAAAAAGGCGATGGACGCTCAGGAGGCTGTGGCGGATGGATTGCTGAAGATGGCAGAAACTGCAGTTCCCAGACAGATGCCTGCAAATGGGACCGGGCAGATTGTGGATACGACAGCTTAG
- a CDS encoding flagellin N-terminal helical domain-containing protein has translation MRIQHNIAALNSYRQLGNNNNTVGKNLEKLSSGYRINRAGDDAAGLAISEKMRAQITGLETAQKNANDGISLVQTAEGALTEVHSMLNRMVELAGQSANGTYQNEVDRENLQKEVVSLKSEIDRIADSTNFNGIKLLDGTMGSGKYKLNAGSLAIGSTVATNFVVTDIKGSSIDKDGLTFAFDVGALDANGTFTTAGASDVLNVKMTDKEGNVSVVNLKLTDIIKKADGTAMASNTAIAAGDNVVLDLSAVGIGKIDLTATAAGPTANDLLKGLDVAGFVAPSAGAAITTGTTGSSLRLQIGDTSDTFNQISVSVGDMHVKALQIDTVDISTQSGAADAVKKLKDAINSVSSTRGDLGAIQNRLEHTINNLSVTSENMTAAESRIRDVDMAKEMMTYTKNNILVQSSQAMLAQANQLPQGVLQLLR, from the coding sequence ATGAGAATTCAACACAACATCGCAGCTTTAAATTCCTACAGACAGTTAGGAAACAACAATAACACAGTAGGCAAGAACCTTGAGAAATTATCTTCTGGTTACAGAATCAACCGTGCAGGCGATGACGCTGCAGGTCTTGCTATTTCTGAGAAGATGAGAGCTCAGATCACAGGTCTTGAGACCGCTCAGAAGAACGCAAATGACGGTATCTCTTTAGTACAGACCGCTGAAGGTGCATTAACAGAAGTTCATTCCATGTTAAACCGTATGGTAGAGCTGGCTGGCCAGTCTGCTAACGGAACTTACCAGAATGAAGTTGACCGTGAGAACCTTCAGAAGGAAGTTGTATCCTTAAAGTCTGAAATTGACCGTATTGCGGACAGCACAAACTTTAATGGTATTAAACTGCTTGACGGTACTATGGGATCTGGCAAATATAAACTTAATGCAGGCAGCTTGGCTATCGGATCAACTGTAGCAACTAATTTTGTTGTTACTGATATCAAGGGATCAAGCATTGATAAAGATGGCCTTACATTTGCATTTGACGTTGGTGCATTAGATGCAAACGGTACATTTACCACTGCAGGTGCCAGCGATGTATTAAATGTAAAAATGACAGATAAAGAGGGTAACGTATCTGTTGTAAACCTCAAGCTTACTGATATCATTAAGAAGGCAGACGGAACTGCTATGGCAAGCAACACTGCTATTGCTGCAGGAGATAATGTAGTGCTTGATTTAAGCGCAGTTGGTATTGGCAAAATTGACCTTACAGCGACTGCAGCTGGCCCTACTGCTAATGATCTGCTTAAAGGACTTGACGTAGCTGGCTTTGTAGCACCTTCTGCAGGTGCCGCAATAACCACAGGTACAACAGGCAGCTCCTTACGCTTACAGATTGGTGATACTTCTGATACATTTAATCAGATCAGTGTATCCGTAGGCGATATGCATGTAAAAGCACTTCAGATTGATACGGTTGATATCAGCACACAGTCTGGCGCTGCAGATGCAGTGAAGAAATTAAAAGATGCAATTAACTCTGTATCTTCCACCAGAGGTGATCTTGGTGCGATCCAGAATCGTCTTGAGCATACGATCAACAACTTAAGCGTAACCTCTGAGAACATGACTGCTGCAGAGAGCCGCATCCGTGACGTAGACATGGCAAAAGAGATGATGACTTATACAAAGAATAATATTCTTGTACAGTC
- a CDS encoding UvrD-helicase domain-containing protein — protein MQERIPPLQWTPSGGIILEENATTSVKAEKNVLVVAGPGAGKTELLAQKTGYLFQTNICTYPKKILAISFKTDAAANLKERIESRYGKEYAIRFSSLTYDAFAKKILDQFRNALPEELCPSKDYIIGDKKTIDAAFKKSGYLNPRGLTPSRLAVYYENVIATTPLPVCGDSIGSNVWRLLIRGFDDNPSCLTFKMISMLTIYIFSTNPYVLRGLQATYSHVFLDEFQDTTSLQYDLVKMGFQNSNSKITAVGDNKQRIMVWAGARKTIFEDFQQDFNAMKIPLLMNHRSAPRLVDLQKLMYTSLQVDLIDLQTSKKWEKNDGDIKLYISENEDLEAKYLVADITEKISNGVSLKDICILVKQLPGNYIDTLVTVLSSFGIKARIETEYQDILKEFIVVLVLNTLKVSINRRSPTEWEYVNNAMEGLKGFDSTERSDAYDQEHINLINLLNATSEKLALDITETEFHEVINNIIQFFDIEKIKALYPTYAQGNFFEDIVNKMIDLLWKEFEECNNWNLSFENFQGLYSIPIMTIHKSKGLEYTAVYFVGLEDGAFWSFRNQPEEDRCAFFVALSRAKEFLSFSFCAYRHKLRNPNQKHTEINEFFELLKLPGISTVINCD, from the coding sequence ATGCAGGAAAGAATCCCACCTTTACAATGGACACCGAGTGGTGGAATAATATTGGAAGAAAATGCAACAACATCTGTAAAAGCTGAAAAAAATGTACTGGTCGTTGCAGGGCCAGGTGCTGGAAAAACCGAATTACTCGCACAAAAAACAGGATATTTATTTCAAACAAATATCTGTACATATCCCAAAAAAATACTTGCTATCAGTTTTAAAACTGACGCTGCTGCAAACTTAAAAGAGAGAATAGAAAGTAGATATGGAAAAGAATATGCTATCAGATTTTCTTCTCTCACTTACGATGCGTTTGCAAAAAAGATTCTGGATCAATTTAGAAATGCTTTACCAGAAGAACTTTGTCCTAGCAAGGATTATATTATAGGAGACAAGAAAACTATTGATGCAGCATTCAAGAAATCTGGTTATTTGAATCCTAGAGGTTTAACACCTAGTAGATTGGCAGTGTATTATGAAAATGTGATTGCAACAACTCCTTTACCCGTATGCGGAGATTCTATTGGTAGTAATGTATGGAGATTACTAATTAGAGGTTTTGATGATAATCCTTCGTGCTTAACTTTTAAAATGATAAGTATGTTGACAATATATATTTTTTCAACGAATCCATATGTATTAAGAGGTTTACAAGCGACATATTCCCATGTATTTTTAGATGAATTTCAGGATACAACCAGCTTGCAATATGATTTGGTTAAAATGGGTTTTCAAAATTCTAATTCTAAGATCACTGCTGTGGGGGATAATAAACAGCGAATCATGGTGTGGGCAGGTGCGAGGAAAACTATCTTTGAAGATTTTCAGCAGGATTTCAACGCTATGAAGATTCCACTATTGATGAATCATAGATCTGCGCCACGACTAGTTGATTTACAGAAATTAATGTACACCTCTTTACAGGTGGATCTTATTGATTTACAAACTTCAAAAAAATGGGAGAAGAATGATGGGGATATAAAACTGTATATATCAGAAAATGAAGATCTGGAAGCAAAATATCTGGTTGCAGATATAACCGAGAAAATATCTAATGGAGTTTCATTAAAAGATATTTGTATTTTAGTTAAACAATTACCGGGAAACTACATAGATACTCTTGTAACAGTACTTTCTTCTTTTGGTATTAAGGCAAGAATAGAAACGGAGTATCAAGACATATTAAAGGAATTTATTGTTGTACTCGTTTTGAATACATTAAAAGTTTCAATCAATCGACGCTCACCTACAGAATGGGAATATGTTAATAACGCAATGGAAGGACTGAAAGGATTTGATTCAACCGAAAGATCTGACGCATATGATCAGGAGCATATTAATTTAATAAACCTTCTGAATGCGACATCTGAGAAATTAGCTTTAGATATTACGGAAACCGAATTTCACGAAGTAATAAATAACATTATTCAATTCTTTGATATTGAGAAAATAAAAGCGTTATATCCAACATATGCACAAGGAAATTTCTTTGAAGATATTGTTAATAAAATGATTGATCTATTATGGAAAGAATTTGAAGAATGTAATAATTGGAATCTATCCTTTGAAAATTTTCAAGGATTATATTCTATACCAATTATGACTATACATAAAAGTAAGGGGCTTGAGTATACAGCTGTTTACTTTGTAGGGCTTGAAGATGGTGCTTTTTGGAGTTTTAGAAATCAACCTGAAGAAGATAGGTGTGCTTTTTTTGTCGCTCTTTCGAGGGCAAAAGAATTTTTGTCTTTTTCATTTTGTGCATATCGTCACAAGTTAAGGAATCCAAATCAAAAACATACAGAAATAAACGAATTTTTTGAACTATTAAAGTTGCCAGGTATCTCTACTGTTATTAACTGTGATTAA